One genomic segment of Ricinus communis isolate WT05 ecotype wild-type chromosome 3, ASM1957865v1, whole genome shotgun sequence includes these proteins:
- the LOC125369587 gene encoding uncharacterized protein LOC125369587 — protein sequence MEETNNSTPTSPSSPSFKQKLKHKYIACLPSAFRRNNNHNQNTGSLPSSPAVDSENSSAHPKQPTLIRTSSIDKCKNFITRIGRNAQGLTHGHGQSNGHAHSHGRGHRRRHSLSANFRYDAMSYALNFDEGNDESVESEYHLRSFSSRLPQSPKREIVCS from the coding sequence ATGGAGGAAACAAACAACAGCACACCCACTTCTCCATCCTCTCCATCTTTTAAACAAAAGCTTAAACATAAATACATTGCATGTTTACCTTCTGCTTTCCGCagaaataataatcataatcagAATACTGGCTCTTTACCGTCCTCCCCTGCCGTCGACTCAGAGAATTCAAGTGCACATCCAAAACAACCTACTCTTATTCGGACCTCCTCCATTGACAAATGTAAGAACTTCATTACACGTATAGGTCGGAATGCGCAAGGACTTACACATGGACATGGACAAAGCAATGGCCACGCTCATTCACACGGACGTGGCCATCGGAGGCGCCATTCGCTTTCTGCGAATTTTCGGTACGATGCTATGAGTTATGCTTTGAATTTTGATGAAGGGAATGATGAGAGTGTTGAAAGTGAGTATCATTTGAGGAGTTTCTCTTCAAGGTTGCCCCAGTCGCCCAAAAGGGAGATTGTGTGCAGTTGA
- the LOC8275718 gene encoding LOW QUALITY PROTEIN: uncharacterized protein LOC8275718 (The sequence of the model RefSeq protein was modified relative to this genomic sequence to represent the inferred CDS: deleted 2 bases in 1 codon) — protein sequence MDPSIIFPTIFNGLLLMSVPSAFVFSSFIVSEKSLYASFSGIDRLYIYIYIYWCFEVISWIKYINIYISMAGMLPGVECARRRRFHQSSDSTAAAAYGGSTRRSSFCLYTGNHESSHGSTSSLQRNILSKVYEDEKLGGVARQAKERLDERLRTQRKSSSKRRSSTGNLSGRAEGRPVGEGELQTEVYGLKKSSSSGSKLFNWAKLSWKAADQDECTICLERFKSGETLVHLPCAQVPLQMPGAMAREQCSLPLLQNGNTCSIFLGSI from the exons ATGGACCCTTCTATTATCTTCCCCACTATCTTTAATGGGTTGCTGTTGATGTCTGTTCCCTCTGCTTTtgtcttctcttcttttattgtttCAGAAAAATCTTTATATGCTTCTTTCTCAGGTATAGATagattatacatatatatatatatatattggtgTTTTGAGGTGATCTCTtggataaaatatataaacatttatATATCGATGGCTGGTATGTTACCTGGTGTTGAATGTGCTAGAAGAAGAAGGTTTCATCAAAGCAGTGATTCAACTGCGGCCGCCGCATACGGTGGCTCTACAAGAAGGTCCTCTTTTTGCTTGTATACGGGCAACCATGAATCTTCCCATGGTTCAACCTCTTCTTTG caaAGAAACATATTAAGCAAGGTATATGAGGATGAGAAGCTAGGAGGAGTAGCAAGACAAGCCAAGGAGAGATTAGATGAGAGGCTGAGAACACaaaggaaatcatcatctaaAAG GCGCAGTAGCACAGGAAACTTGAGTGGCAGAGCAGAAGGCAGGCCAGTGGGAGAAGGAGAATTGCAGACAGAGGTATATGGGTTGAAGAAGAGTAGCAGTAGTGGGTCTAAGTTGTTTAATTGGGCCAAATTGAGTTGGAAGGCAGCTGACCAAGATGAGTGCACCATCTGCCTTGAAAGGTTCAAGTCTGGTGAGACCTTGGTGCACCTGCCTTGTGCA CAAGTACCATTGCAGATGCCTGGTGCCATGGCTAGAGAACAATGCTCATTGCCCTTGTTGCAGAATGGAAATACATGTTCAATTTTCCTAGGCTCAAtttga
- the LOC8275705 gene encoding uncharacterized protein LOC8275705, which yields MVYTYTPTYYSTLHDSITSLCKTILPFSFKKRRLPAAEQKLSKLQSDNLKWQQDSYHQILNLMGLHKEGILAESEVSAFRTHLLETLLASPAEQEQPLILRDKLIFLQELLYAKCISEDEYHSSKRPLLQRLAFQGAEIEPRDVIVAGPKDLKENPEEEWSVIDLKDEKCLVTKENFPSKNRPKPNSAIKQIKGAATIFGFGSSHKQARHREGKSIFEIEAKFSSTNNDTENPLWDSDSRNKASESKSILMQGSLPNESTKESGSTDNTKRKPFKALFLKEQREAHGGSGDTGGGGGENCLNSGEKISKSAKKQWGFEGFKKWKKNDSDDETAPLPLNNERSDSDSYLGPSRLVYSPIGEGPDTKLIKRKLHSNGSPSDFFIDKVLGDKIKKELSRIQTELCTTSPSLKFSDDQMEAISTKLPVDKADLKQFFPNSWCDRYGDVVLDVVKKEFKDHVGEMENKRNAAREKHNSNSMRWTTFEEDDNENCHPNLFACNNNNNGYTGSSNKYYENNPFFHDPSELNEIKHRSQSSPFQDQNPFWSPRQGSSFLG from the exons ATGGTGTACACATACACACCAACATACTACTCGACTCTACACGACTCTATCACTTCTCTCTGCAAGActatccttcctttctctttcaaGAAAAGGAGATTGCCTGCTGCAGAACAAAAACTGTCGAAGCTGCAATCTGATAACTTGAAATGGCAGCAAGATTCTTACCACCAGATCTTGAACTTGATGGGCCTTCATAAAGAAGGGATTTTGGCTGAGAGTGAGGTCTCGGCTTTTCGAACTCATTTGCTTGAGACCCTTCTTGCTTCTCCAGCTGAGCAAGAGCAGCCACTCATTTTGAGAGATAAGTTGATCTTCTTGCAG GAACTGCTTTATGCAAAATGTATATCAGAAGATGAGTACCATTCTTCAAAAAGACCTTTGTTACAGAGGTTGGCTTTTCAAGGAGCAGAAATTGAGCCAAGGGATGTTATTGTAGCTGGCCCAAAAGACCTAAAGGAAAATCCAGAAGAGGAATGGTCAGTTATTGACTTAAAAGATGAGAAATGCTTGGTtactaaagaaaattttccTTCAAAAAACAGACCAAAGCCCAACTCAGCAATCAAGCAGATTAAAGGAGCTGCCACAATCTTTGGCTTTGGATCATCACACAAGCAAGCAAGACATAGAGAGGGGAAGAgtatatttgaaattgaagCAAAATTCTCCTCCACTAACAATGATACAGAAAACCCACTTTGGGATAGTGATTCGAGAAATAAAGCAAGTGAATCAAAGTCAATTCTCATGCAAGGAAGCTTACCGAATGAGTCTACAAAGGAAAGTGGAAGTACTGACAATACAAAGAGGAAACCCTTTAAGGCTCTCTTCCTAAAAGAGCAGAGGGAAGCTCATGGTGGCAGCGGTGATACTGGTGGCGGCGGTGGTGAAAACTGTCTTAATTCTGGGGAGAAAATATCGAAATCTGCTAAAAAGCAATGGGGTTTTGAAGGGTTtaagaaatggaagaaaaatGATTCTGATGATGAGACTGCTCCTCTGCCTCTCAATAATGAAAGATCAGACAGCGACTCTTATTTAGGACCTTCCCGCCTTGTTTATAGTCCTATTGGAGAAGGACCAGACACTAAACTGATTAAGAGGAAGCTGCATTCTAATGGTTCTCCTTCAGATTTTTTCATTGACAAG gTTTTAGGTgacaagataaaaaaagaattatcaaGAATTCAAACAGAACTCTGCACCACAAGCCCGAGTCTTAAATTCTC GGATGACCAAATGGAAGCAATTTCCACCAAGCTTCCAGTTGACAAGGCTGACCTGAAACAATTCTTTCCCAA TTCATGGTGTGATCGGTATGGTGATGTCGTATTGGATGTGGTGAAGAAAGAGTTCAAAGACCATGTTGGAGAAATGGAGAACAAGAGAAATGCTGCAAGAGAGAAACACAACAGCAACTCAATGCGATGGACTACATTCGAAGAAGATGATAATGAGAATTGTCATCCAAATCTCTTTGCCtgcaacaacaacaataatggTTATACTGGCAGCAGCAACAAGTACTACGAAAATAATCCCTTCTTCCATGATCCTAGTGAACTCAATGAAATCAAGCATAGATCCCAATCATCCCCTTTCCAAGATCAGAATCCATTTTGGTCACCAAGGCAAGGCTCTTCTTTCTTGGGTTAG